TGGCAGACCTACGCACTGTACTCGATCCGCGCTATGTCGCGCGGGCCCGCGAATTCGCCACCCAGATGACCAAACCCGCCGACAGCATCGCGGCCGCCGCCGACCTGATCGAGACATTTGCCAGCGTTAGCCGCCACGCCTGACTTGATCCGCAGAACCACGAAATCAGCTGGGCCGCTTATCGCTCGACGGCGTCGTGGTCTTCGCGTTGACCGGACAGCCCGGAGGCTGAACCGGCCTCGGCGGCGCTGAAGAAACTTCTCTTACAGCCCGGATCTCGATGCGCGCGCCAAGGTGGGGTACCAACGTGACGTGTTTGGACTTCTGCTTTTCGTCTTCTTCAGTGGTGGTGTTCAATTCGAGGCGGCGCAGGATCTCACGCAGCACAACCCGCATCTCCACCTGGGCAAAGATCGCGCCCAGACAGCGGCGATTTCCGCCCCCGAACGGTAGCCATGTGGTCGGGCTCAGGGTGGCGCCCAACATTCGGTCTGGATCGAATCGGTCCGGTTCCGGATACAGTTCGGCGCGTGCATGTACTAGCCCTATGCCTGGGTTTACCGTCACGCCTGCCGGCAGCAGGTAGCCTCCCACCTCGGTCGGCTCCTTGAGGATGCGGCCGGAACTGAAGATGATCGGGCGTACGCGCAGCGTCTCTTTGATCACTGCGTCGAGGTACTCGTCCCCGGCGGGATCGCCCGCCGCGCTGGCGTCGGCCGCCCACACGGACTTTGCCAGCACGGAGGGGTGCCGGACCAGTCGCTCCAATACCCACGACATCGCCGATGCGGTGGTCTCGTGTCCGGCCGCGATCAGGGTAAGCAGCTGGTCGCGCAGCTCGGGGTCGCCCATCGAGCGCCCGTCCTCGTCGGTGCTGCGAATCAGCATGGCCAGCACATCAGTTCGCTCGGCGATATCAGGATCGGCGCGGCGGTCGGCGATCTCGGCGTAGAGCAGCGCGTCCGTTTCTTCGAATCGCCGACCCAGCGCACGCCACGGACCGTGCCGTTGCAAGCTCGGTTTGGCGATCGCTGGGGTCTCCCAAGCACTCAAATACAGCAGCCGCGGCACCACCCTGCGCAGTTTCGCTAGCCGCTGCGGGTCGGTGGCGCCGATGACGGTGCGCAGGATCACCTCGAGGGTAATCTCGGTCATCTTCGAGGCCACCGGGAAACTCTTGCCCACCGGCCAGCCGGCCAGGTTCTCGATGGTGATCTGAGCCATCTGGTCGGCCTGCCGTGCGACGGCGTCGCGATGAAACGCCGGCATCATGAGCCGACGCCGGTCTCGATGCTCGTCCTCGTCGATGACGAAAATGGAGGTTTCCCCGAGTACCCCGCTCAAGTACCAGTGTGCTTCGCCAGCGTGAAACACCCGTGGGTCGCCGGCGAACACAGTCTTGATGTCGGCGGGATTCGCAAGATAGACGACTGTTCCGGCGAGAGGTTCACGCAGTGTGAACACGTCTCCGTAGCGTCGCTGGCATCCGGTGAGGAAACGCAAACCATAACGCAGCATTAGGGCAGACTGGGCGATT
The nucleotide sequence above comes from Mycobacterium vicinigordonae. Encoded proteins:
- a CDS encoding cytochrome P450 gives rise to the protein MSDSAPTALPPGPRLPLIAQSALMLRYGLRFLTGCQRRYGDVFTLREPLAGTVVYLANPADIKTVFAGDPRVFHAGEAHWYLSGVLGETSIFVIDEDEHRDRRRLMMPAFHRDAVARQADQMAQITIENLAGWPVGKSFPVASKMTEITLEVILRTVIGATDPQRLAKLRRVVPRLLYLSAWETPAIAKPSLQRHGPWRALGRRFEETDALLYAEIADRRADPDIAERTDVLAMLIRSTDEDGRSMGDPELRDQLLTLIAAGHETTASAMSWVLERLVRHPSVLAKSVWAADASAAGDPAGDEYLDAVIKETLRVRPIIFSSGRILKEPTEVGGYLLPAGVTVNPGIGLVHARAELYPEPDRFDPDRMLGATLSPTTWLPFGGGNRRCLGAIFAQVEMRVVLREILRRLELNTTTEEDEKQKSKHVTLVPHLGARIEIRAVREVSSAPPRPVQPPGCPVNAKTTTPSSDKRPS